A genome region from Bufo gargarizans isolate SCDJY-AF-19 chromosome 2, ASM1485885v1, whole genome shotgun sequence includes the following:
- the MANSC4 gene encoding MANSC domain-containing protein 4 — protein MAVNVESVMLLLFSLLDIPWVLCLSSALCPHTTFYHGCWIRRFPGLFLSFSGSEQRGAKVLQRHPEPSAQLCSRKCCHQELCNLAVFYFEMNNESGECHLVHCPQPESCLLQLQERSILYTVMAGADPDLLVFDKLGHIDLNPRSSLKWERLNLSRVPTSSTPVSPTILPSNEPHVNSLSTHPHDEIPLHPPTQHPSPQPPSPADSPLRSLPPTYSPPLTAQVTSKTTLISSPEDRESNKETPPSLPPLDQPDLQSPAHLDSSKQHINETKGHSGRNQTYEGDTEDSSDTMTHLWPLPAFIGSMVTLLCCCSGILAFGCCRRKRRGRYRPWRAPRAGKGTMITCTLLKEKA, from the exons ATGGCAGTGAACGTGGAGTCAGTGATGCTCCTGCTCTTCTCTCTCCTGGACATCCCATGGGTTCTCTGTCTGTCCAGCGCTCTGTGCCCACACACCACCTTCTACCATGGCTGCTGGATCAGGAGGTTCCCTGGATTGTTCCTCAGCTTCTCCGGGTCAGAACAACGAGGAGCCAAAGTCTTACAGAGACATCCTGAGCCTTCAGCCCAACTCTGCAGCCGCAAGTGCTGCCACCAAG AATTGTGTAATCTGGCTGTCTTCTACTTCGAGATGAACAATGAGAGCGGGGAATGTCACCTGGTGCATTGTCCACAGCCGGAGAGCTGCCTCCTCCAGCTGCAAGAGCGCAGCATTCTCTACACCGTCATGGCTG GTGCTGATCCAGATCTGCTGGTGTTTGATAAACTGGGACATATTGATTTGAACCCACGTTCATCCTTAAAGTGGGAGCGTCTGAACTTATCCCGCGTTCCGACTTCCTCGACCCCTGTTTCCCCAACCATCTTACCCTCTAATGAGCCTCATGTTAATTCACTGTCCACCCATCCACATGATGAGATACCTCTTCATCCACCAACCCAACATCCTTCTCCTCAGCCCCCATCCCCAGCAGACTCTCCTCTCCGCTCTTTGCCACCTACTTATTCTCCTCCATTAACTGCTCAAGTAACTTCTAAGACAACATTGATCTCCTCCCCAGAAGACAGAGAATCCAACAAGGAGACACCTCCATCCTTACCACCCCTGGACCAACCAGATTTACAGAGTCCGGCTCACCTTGACAGCAGCAAGCAGCACATAAATGAAACCAAGGGCCACAGTGGTAGAAACCAGACTTATGAGGGAGATACTGAAGACTCCTCAGACACCATGACCCATCTCTGGCCACTTCCTGCATTCATTGGTTCCATGGTGACCTTACTGTGCTGCTGTTCAGGTATCCTGGCATTTGGGTGCTGCAGGAGGAAGCGACGAGGGAGGTATAGACCCTGGAGGGCTCCAAGAGCTGGGAAAGGGACAATGATAACTTGCACTCTTCTCAAGGAGAAGGCCTGA